The window TTTAGATATTTCTCTATTGCCTGCTGGGCATGAAAACATATAGTGTCTGTTGGTGGTTCTTCATCTTTAAGGTTATTTTTTATTGTTTTAAAATCGCTTTCAGCTTTTTTAAACCATTGCTTTACAGTAACCAGTCTTTGCTCATCTATAAATAACCTTCCCGTTATGATATGCCTCATAAAGGATTGTTCCTGCAATATCTTTCATCTTTTCAAATTCTTCTCTTGTGAAAGCAAATATATCCAGTGAAAAGTTTCTTCCTGGAAAAAGTCTGCTTAAAATAAGGTTTCTTTTGTGCGGATTCAAGTCAGAATCCCAAATTACGACTAAATCTAAATCACTATCTTCAGTGGCTTTTCCTGTTGCATAGGAACCAAATAATATTATCTTGTCAGGTGATACCGCCTGCACAATAGTTTCTTTTATCTCCTCCAGTTTACTTTGCCCTATCATGTTGTTCTCCATTAAACCTAAGAAAACACATTTATTACGTACTAAGGATTGGGACTAACCTACACTTCCAAGGCTATGATGGCAAAATAAGGTTAACCTGTCAATAGGATTGAAAAGGATTTTTGAAGGGAAAATGGTATGTACCCCCTTTACTATAAAGGGGACAGGACATCTTCATTATTCCAGATAAGCTTCCGAATGCACATCGCGGGGATCAGGGACAACGCTAGGTTATTTGAAGTTCAGCCTCTATCGTATCCGGCCCAAGATATTGTCCCTCGGGCCAGCCGATGCCACTGAAGAATAAACGCACTTGCTTGAAATAGTCATCGTCTTGAAGACGCATAAAAAAATCACTTCTGATATAAGGGGTCACATCAAATATGCCACTCACCCCATCTGAAAAAACGATCCCGACTTTTTTCCCCTCAAGTGGTTTTACGCTTATCACTTTTTTCATAATCACTCCAGCGGTTTAATCGCCATAACATTTTGACCGCTTACCGCAAGCCGCCAGTCCATCATACCTCAGAAATGCAACTAAAATGCATTATATAATTATTTCTCATCAATTTCACATATCGCCTTCCCATTTTTCCCTTTCCGGTTATACAAAGAACCCTTGTCATTCAAGGGCTTTCCTGACTACAAACCAGACCTTACCGACTTTGACTCACCTACTTGTCTGATAGTTTTACAGGCTGCACACCGTCCACTGTAATCTACGACCCCACAATCAGAAATATCAAGGGCATGGAAACCCACCGGAGGTATATTTTGAAAGAGTGACCTCAACTATAACTCGGGAGGAGAAGGATTCCGGGAAGGGGGATTTTCGGATTACTATTAAGGCAATATCAAACTACAACACAGGGCTGTATCTTACGCAAGGTTTTACCAATCTTTTCTTGTGCGGCCTGCATATCAAAACTGGACTGCAAATTCATCCAGAACTGTGGAGACTGCCCGAAATACCTGCCGAGACGAAGCGCAATATCTCCGGTTACAGGACGGGTGCCGTTTATAATATGACTTATCCGCATAGGCGACACTCCGATATCACGCGAAAGTCTGGCCTGAGATATACTGAGATCTTCTATAATCTCCCTAAGTATCACACCTGGATGAACCGGCTTAAAATCTCGTTTCATAAAACACCTCCTATTTAATGGTAATCAGTAATTTCAATCTCATGCGCACCCTCAATATCAAACCTGAAGCATATCCGCCATTGGTCGTTAATGCGTATACTCCCGTATACTCCATAGACCAGACCGCATTCCCGAAAGAGCCTCAAGCCGGTTAGAAGGCGGAAGCCTAAGATCATCCATCTTAACGGCGGCATCAAGCTGCGTCAAACGAATAACAGCCCTTTTCTGAATATCTTGCGGCAATTTGAGGGATTTAAATCCTTGAAACAGCCTCTCAGTCTCCTTGCATGCAAAAGAGCGGATCACATAGAAATTGTAAACAAACTGTTTATAATAGTCAACACACAAGGATACAGAATCTTTGAAATATTCTCTGCATTGTTTTTCTGCTCTACTGCTTTGATGTAATTCCCGTGATTGAAATACTCCAGGTTAAAATCTCTGCTTGATTTAGCAGTTAGGTAGTGTCAAGGTGACCAGTAATTGTTTAAAATATCCATAAACATATATTGCAATACATATTAAAAAAAACTATAATCGTTTTGCAACACTATTAAGGAGATTAAATAATATGAAGGTTAAAGCTGTTGAGTACCTGGCTAATATACTTCCTGATGGTCACTATAAAAGTTCTTATAGACACTTCAATCATGGTTGATCTTCTAAGGGGCGTTGACCACGCATTGAGTTGGATTGACTGTATAGCACCTAAATACAGGTTCCTTTCGTTCATTACCGTAGCAGAACTCATCGATGGTTGCCGCAATAAGTATGGAAGAATTTAATATTGAAAAAACAGTATCCTACTGGCTTAATAGTGCCAAATACGATTTGAGTGTTGCTATAGCAATGTTTAAAAGCAAAAAATATCCACTCAAAGACTAAAAGAGATAAAGGATATTTTCAAATGGGTAAAAGCCAGGTTATAAAGATTATTGAAAAATTTGTCAGGGCATTAATACAAGATGGTATATCTATTGACCGGGTTATTCTTTATGGTTCATACGCAAGAGGCAATCCACGAGTTGACAGCGATATTGATGTAGCAGTTGTTTCCAGGGATTTTGGTAAGGACAGGGTAGAAGAAGGAATGTCACTTTTTAGAATTGCCGGAAGAATAGACACAAGGCTTGAACCAGTACCAATTTCAGTAAAAAGATATGAAAATGATACATGGGTTCCGCTAATTTTTGAAATCAGGAAACATGGCATTGAATTAAGGACTAAAGGTACAATAATTGCATTATAAAAAGCGTAATTATCGTTTAAAATCCACTTATGGTAGTAAGTATGGAAGTTCCAATATGTAATTTAAGAAATATATTTTATGTCTGATTCTAAAGTAAATCATCTCTCCCATATTCCCATACACAGGGAAATCCATTCTCATATATTACCGTTCTTCGCTGCATCCTCTATAGTCATAATGATTGCTGTTCTCTTAACCGGCTGTGGGACAAGTCCTGGCAATACTGATTCAGGCACGGCTAATAATAATCCAAATAGTATTGGCCCTGATGGCGGCACTGTCACAAGCAGTGATGGTAAGGTAAAGATAGTTATACCCTCTGGGGCGCTCAACAAGGATACGGATATTACCTTCGCTTCCGTTAACAATCAGCCGTCTGGAAATATAGGTATCGCTTATGAAGTGAATCCGGATGGCACCATCTTTAATAAACCCGTGACCATTTCCATTACTTATGATGAGGCATCTCTTCCATCCGGTGTCAGTGAATCGGGCATTAAATTAGGAACAGTAACAAACAATAAATGGGAGGTAATCACTGATTCAATCGTTAATACTGCATCCAACACTATCAGTGGTTCCATCACTCACCTGAGCACTTACGGTATCGTGGAAGTAACATCGGGCAGTGTGCCTGCTGCTCCCGCAAATATAGCCGCTACTGCCGGTGATGGGAAGGCCACTATAAGCTGGGACGCCGTCTCAGGGGCAACATCCTATAACATCTACTGGTCAACAACATCAGGTGTTACAAAGACTACAGGTACTAAGATCTCCGGTGTCACCACACCATATTCCCATACCGGTAGAACCAACGGTATAACCTATTACTATGTGGTGACAGCGGTGAATGGTTATGGGGAGAGCAGTGAGTCAGTTCAGGTATCAGCAAAGCCTGTTGTAATTGCGGATACAGTTTTGTGGGGGCTTGGGTCAGTTAATGGCGATATCTACCAGACATCTAAGCCGGTATATATACAGAATCACGGCTACGTTAGGAACGTGGCCCAAGTGGCTGGTGGCTATTCGCATATACTGGTGTTATTTAACGATGGTACGCTTGCAGGATGGGGGAGTAATCAATATGGACAAATTGGAGTATCCAATTATTCAGGAGGACTCGATATCATAGCTCACGACGTTATCTCAATTGCTGCTGGATACTATCATACGGTTTTCTTGAAGCGTGATGGAACCGTGTGGGCCAGTGGTCTAAATAGTTATGGTCAACTTGGTGATGGCACGCTTAAGAATAAAAGCATTCCCGTACAAATAGCCTCTGGCGTTCTTTCTGTTAGTGCATCTGATTATGCCACAAGCATCCTTAAACAAGATGGGACATTATGGAGAACGGATGTAATAATCAACCCTACACCCGGGCAACATGGCCAATTTAGCCAGCAGGCTTCCAATGTTAAGGTGATTCCAGTTTATAGCTATAAGCCTATTTACGTAACGTCAGCAGATGTTTTGGTCGATGCTGGTAACGTGGTGGGTTATAATGTCAGCGCCTTGACTGCAACCTCTCAGAACGTTTATTACATAACTAAAGGTGGGACGTTGTACGGGTATGGAGAAAACTATAGCGGTCAGCTTGGTAATGGTACGAATGTGGGAACGACTATCCCTATAGTCATTGCGAATTCTATTTCTGGTGTTGGGGCTTCAAGTAACATGGCGTGGTTTATAGATAATAATGGGGACTTATATGGAACTGGGGATAACCGGTGGGGGACATTTAATCCCGACACAAATTCTTATCGTTACGTATGGACACCAGTATTAATATCTCATAGCGTGAAAGCGATTTTTTCGTCCGCCCCTGATTCTTATGTGGTATTTTTTCTGAAAGATTATTAGGAGGGAATTCAGTGCTCAGCGATTCAAAATGGGGTCGTGAGGTCGAATATGGCCGGTACGTTCCGGACAGTAGATTATTTGGGATTCGACCAACGGCAACGAGAGCTGGGATGCAGAAGAAGAGTCGGTTAATGTACCGTAATACAGGTGTTGAGCAGGAGAATAAGTCTGTCCCATCATCCGAATATCTCCGCTTCAAATCCCCCCTCGCCCTCCTTTTCTAAAGGGGGGATGCACACTATTCCTGTAAGAACCTGAAAAGTTGAGTATTAATGACAAACAAATATCATGTTGATAATCTAACAAAAAAAATGCCTTACATTACATATTGTTTTTATCTATAGATTTGAGTAGACTACTGAATAGTGGATGATTACAAGTTTACAGAATACTTCGAGAAGGAAGTACTTAGAAAACGACCATACCTAAAAAAGGAATGGTGTATTCAGGTAATTGAAAATCCTATTAAGATGGAGGCTCAGGAGCATAACCGTTTTCGATTCTGGGGGATGATAAGTGAATTAGAAGGCCGTGTATTACGTGTAATTACTCTTGAAGATAAAAAAACGATTCATAATGCATTTCCAGACAGGAGGTTTAAGCCATGAAACTGAATTATTATCCGG is drawn from Nitrospirota bacterium and contains these coding sequences:
- a CDS encoding nucleotidyltransferase domain-containing protein translates to MIGQSKLEEIKETIVQAVSPDKIILFGSYATGKATEDSDLDLVVIWDSDLNPHKRNLILSRLFPGRNFSLDIFAFTREEFEKMKDIAGTILYEAYHNGKVIYR
- a CDS encoding DUF2442 domain-containing protein, producing the protein MKKVISVKPLEGKKVGIVFSDGVSGIFDVTPYIRSDFFMRLQDDDYFKQVRLFFSGIGWPEGQYLGPDTIEAELQIT
- a CDS encoding HigA family addiction module antidote protein, translating into MKRDFKPVHPGVILREIIEDLSISQARLSRDIGVSPMRISHIINGTRPVTGDIALRLGRYFGQSPQFWMNLQSSFDMQAAQEKIGKTLRKIQPCVVV
- a CDS encoding glycogen/starch/alpha-glucan phosphorylase — translated: MEYFNHGNYIKAVEQKNNAENISKILYPCVLTIINSLFTISM
- a CDS encoding nucleotidyltransferase domain-containing protein, giving the protein MGKSQVIKIIEKFVRALIQDGISIDRVILYGSYARGNPRVDSDIDVAVVSRDFGKDRVEEGMSLFRIAGRIDTRLEPVPISVKRYENDTWVPLIFEIRKHGIELRTKGTIIAL